One Mugil cephalus isolate CIBA_MC_2020 chromosome 22, CIBA_Mcephalus_1.1, whole genome shotgun sequence genomic window carries:
- the lsm8 gene encoding LSM8 homolog, U6 small nuclear RNA associated, with product MSTALESYINRTVAIVTSDGRMIVGTLKGFDQTINLILDESHERVFSSSQGVEQVVLGLYIVRGDNVAVIGEIDEETDSTLDLGNIRAEPLNSVVH from the exons ATGTCCACCGCCCTGGAGAGCTACATTAACC GTACTGTGGCCATAGTCACCTCAGACGGAAGAATGATTGTG GGGACCCTGAAGGGCTTCGATCAGACCATCAACCTGATTCTGGACGAGAGTCATGAGCGCGTGTTCAGCTCCAGTCAAGGGGTGGAGCAGGTGGTTCTGGGACTTTACATCGTCCGCGGAGACAACGT GGCTGTGATCGGGGAGATCGACGAGGAGACGGACTCCACCCTGGATCTAGGAAACATCAGAGCCGAGCCCCTAAACTCCGTGGtccactga
- the grip1 gene encoding glutamate receptor-interacting protein 1 produces the protein MDRFLALLRLLSRRRRGRRYRADDDYQEGYEDVYYYTSKYNTTHLLNEGPYTKHSAGSRPPDGALAIRRQSIPDEFRGCSVVELMKKEGTTLGLTVSGGIDKDGKPRVSNLRQGGIAARSDQLNVGDYIRSVNGINLAKFRHDEIISLLKNVGERVVLEVEYELPPVSVQGSGVMFKNVEVTLHKEGNSFGFVIRGGAHEDRNKSRPIVITTIRPGGPADREGTVKPGDRLLSIDGIRLHGSTLSEAMSILKQCGQEATLLIEYDVSVMDSVATASGPLLVEVAKATGSSLGVALSTSMFCSKQVIIIDKVKPASIADRCGALHAGDHILSVDGKSMEFCSLAEATQLLSASCQTVRMEILPQHQARPALNAPQHVKVQRSPRPLPWETGGSAPILPPYHYNTYHPDQSGARSHNRHTNNPPLSHSFSPGSMSAYSLSSLNMSTLPRNMYPTSPRGTLMRRKGKKKDFKSSLSLASSTVGLAGQVVHTETTEVTLLGDGIMGFGLQLQGGVFATETLSSPPLIAYIDPDSPAERCGILQIGDRILSINGVPTEDSTLEETNQLLRDSSITAQLTLEIEFDVAESVIPSSGTFHVKLPKKPGVELGITISSPSNRKPGDPLIISDIKKGSVAHRTNTRELGQLLSIDNIGCSNALEERSGLQQCENSSLKSRRELECVLDVSDEQEVSGSIIYTVELQRYGGPLGITISGTEEPFDPIIISSLTKGGLAERTGAIHVGDRILAINSSSLKGKPLSEAISLLQQAGETVTLKIKKQGELSSPKSCVIGSGLGPGAGLSQEHQDGEEEPVVMVAPPTNQRAFSTLPSVDSAVESWDGSNMDGSYTGPAPPFQSSPYSFHEWRNAKTTNSQSSSSARQRANPLSDLGLSDEDWDRPPLTGGCNLPSGLISDSRFTVGHDGTEPDQEENFWSQALEDLETCGQSGILRELEESGKETHLLTLATIMSGSTLSLNHDPAPLRSTLGRQASFQERSSSRPQVTPRSNTLPSDPQRRAFAMRKMRQEVNEILNQNPVELHKLTLEKVSDLEDFGFSVSDGLLDRGVYVNNIRPGGPAEKGGLRAYDRILQINHVRTRDFDCCLVVPLIAESPNRLELVISRNPSSSSLANHTDGTANSSHSPQPIGSELGPSELSTGHGEDGGPIKWSQPGDGLGVAFGVGQVTNSSL, from the exons atgAAGGGCCGTACACCAAACACTCGGCCGGGTCGAGGCCTCCAGACGGAGCGCTGGCCATCAGGAGGCAGAGTATTCCAG ACGAGTTTCGCGGCTGCTCCGTGGTGGAGCTGATGAAGAAGGAAGGGACGACGCTCGGCCTGACGGTTTCAGGCGGCATCGACAAAGACGGGAAACCTCGGGTTTCAAACCTGCGACAGGGAGGCATCGCCGCCAG GAGCGACCAGCTGAACGTGGGCGACTACATCCGCTCCGTCAACGGCATCAACCTGGCGAAGTTCAGACACGACGAGATCATCAGTTTGCTGAAGAACGTGGGCGAGCGGGTGGTGCTGGAGGTGGAGTACGAGCTGCCTCCCGTCT CGGTGCAGGGGTCGGGGGTGATGTTCAAGAACGTGGAGGTGACGCTTCACAAAGAAGGAAACAGCTTCGGCTTCGTCATCAGAG GCGGCGCCCATGAAGACAGGAACAAGTCCCGCCCCATCGTCATAACAACCATCAGACCGGGCGGCCCGGCCGACCG gGAAGGAACCGTTAAACCGGGCGATCGGTTGCTAAGCATCGACGGGATCCGTCTCCATGGCAGCACGTTGTCGGAAGCCATGAGCATCCTGAAGCAGTGCGGGCAGGAAGCCACGCTGCTCATCGAGTACGACGTCTCCGTGATGG ATTCGGTTGCCACGGCGTCGGGGCCGCTGCTTGTCGAGGTTGCCAAGGCGACGGGCTCCAGTCTGGGCGTGGCTTTGTCCACCTCCATGTTCTGCAGCAAGCAGGTCATCATCATCGACAAGGTTAAGCCGGCCAGCATAGCAGACAG GTGTGGCGCTCTCCATGCGGGCGACCACATCCTGTCCGTTGATGGGAAGTCCATGGAGTTCTGTTCTCTGGCCGAAGCCACTCAGCTCCTCTCGGCCTCGTGTCAAACCGTCCGCATGGAGATCCTGCCCCAGCACCAGGCCCGACCGGCCCTGAACGCACCACAGCACG TCAAGGTGCAGCGTAGTCCCCGCCCCCTCCCCTGGGAGACCGGAGGCTCCgcccccatcctccccccttACCACTACAACACCTACCACCCCGACCAATCAGGCGCCAGGTCTCACAACCGGCATACGAACAACCCCC ctctcagcCACTCGTTCTCCCCTGGTTCCATGTCGGCCTATAGTCTCTCGTCCCTGAACATGAGCACGCTGCCCAGGAACATGTATCCCACGAGTCCGCGGGGCACGTTGATGAGGAGGAAGGGCAAGAAGAAGGACTTCAAGAGTTCCC tgtccctGGCGTCCAGCACCGTGGGCCTCGCCGGTCAGGTGGTCCACACGGAGACCACGGAGGTGACGTTGCTAGGCGACGGCATCATGGGGTTCGGGCTGCAGCTGCAGGGCGGAGTCTTCGCCACGGAGACGCTGTCCTCGCCGCCGCTCATCGCCTACATCGACCCGGACAGTCCCGCGGAGAG GTGCGGGATCCTGCAGATCGGAGACAGGATCTTGTCCATTAACGGCGTCCCCACCGAGGACTCCACCCTGGAGGAGACCAACCAGCTGCTCAGAGACTCGTCCATCACGGCTCAGCTCACGCTGGAGATCGAGTTCGACGTCGCGG AGTCCGTCATCCCCAGTTCAGGGACGTTCCACGTGAAGCTTCCCAAGAAGCCGGGGGTGGAGCTCGGCATCACCATCAGCT ctccGTCCAACAGGAAACCAGGAGACCCGCTCATCATCTCCGACATCAAGAAGGGAAGCGTCGCTCACAG AACTAAT ACACGTGAGCTCGGACAACTGTTGTCCATCGATAACATCGGTTGTAGTAATGCTCTGGAGGAGCGTTCAGGATTGCAGCAGTGTGAGAACTCGTCGCTCAAATCGCGACGAGAACT tgaatgtgtgttggACGTTTCAGACGAGCAGGAGGTGTCGGGCTCCATCATCTACACGGTGGAGCTGCAGAGATACGGGGGCCCGCTGGGCATCACCATCTCCGGCACCGAGGAGCCGTTCGACCCCATCATCATCTCCTCCCTGACCAAGGGGGGGCTGGCCGAGAG aaCGGGTGCGATTCACGTGGGCGACCGGATCCTGGCcataaacagcagcagcctgaaggGGAAACCTCTGAGTGAAGCCATCAGTTTGCTGCAGCAGGCGGGAGAGACGGTGACGCTGAAGATCAAGAAGCAGGGAGAAC TATCGAGCCCCAAGTCGTGCGTGATTGGTTCAGGCTTGGGCccgggggcggggcttagccaGGAGCAccaggacggagaggaggagccTGTTGTCATGGTAGCGCCTCCGACCAACCAGCGAGCGTTCAGCACGCTCCCGTCCGTGGACAGCGCCGTGGAGTCCTGGGACGGGTCCAACATGGACGGCAGCTACACCGGCCCAG CGCCACCCTTTCAGTCGTCTCCGTACAGTTTCCACGAGTGGCGCAACGCCAAGACGACCAACAGCCAATCGTCTTCCTCCGCCCGCCAGCGAGCCAATCCGCTGTCGGACCTGGGGCTGAGTGACGAGGACTGGGACCGCCCACCGCTCACAGG AGGCTGTAATCTGCCCAGTGGTCTAATCTCTGACAGCAG GTTCACCGTGGGCCACGATGGGACGGAACCGGACCAGGAGGAGAACTTCTGGTCTCAGGCCCTGGAGGATCTGGAGACGTGTGGTCAGAGCGGCATCCTCAGAGAACTGGAG GAGTCTGGGAAGGAGACGCACCTCCTCACTCTG GCAACCATCATGTCGGGCTCCACCCTCAGCCTGAACCACGACCCCGCCCCCCTGCGGAGCACGCTGGGACGCCAGGCCAGTTTCCAGGAGCGCAGCAGCTCCAGACCCCAG GTGACGCCGCGCTCCAACACCTTGCCCTCGGACCCTCAGCGCCGAGCCTTTGCCATGAGGAAAATGAGGCAGGAGGTCAACGAGATACTGAACCAGAACCCTGTAGAACTCCACAAG ttgaccCTGGAGAAAGTCTCGGACCTGGAAGACTTCGGTTTCAGTGTTTCGGACGGTTTGTTGGACCGCGGCGTCTACGTCAATAACATCCGACCGGGGGGACCGGCGGAGAAGGGCGGCCTCCGAGCCTACGACCGAATACTACAG ATCAACCATGTTCGGACCAGGGACTTTGACTGCTGCCTCGTGGTTCCTCTGATCGCAGAGTCTCCGAACCGACTGGAGCTCGTCATCAGCAGGAACCCTTCGTCCTCCTCGCTGGCCAATCACACCGACGGCACCGCCAACAGCAGCCACTCGCCTCAGCCAATCGGCAGCGAGCTGGGCCCGTCGGAGCTCTCCACGGGTCACGGAGAAGACGGCGGTCCGATCAAATGGAGCCAACCGGGAGACGGGTTGGGGGTGGCGTTCGGGGTGGGGCAGGTAACTAATAGTTCCTtatag